One genomic window of Desmospora activa DSM 45169 includes the following:
- the ilvA gene encoding threonine ammonia-lyase IlvA, whose product MKEGSQTGVKEPKTNPSHPVSVEDVIMANHLLKDVVTHTPLQRDPLLSQRYGCHLHLKREDLQVVRSFKIRGAYNVICHLPPDKLKNGIVCASAGNHAQGVAYSCQALEIKGKIFMPNPTPRQKVNQVKRFGGPFADVVLTGDTFDDSLAEALAYSEKHDMAFIHPFENPQTIAGQGTVGMEILNDLQEPLDYLFIGIGGGGLAAGVASYVKAISPKTRIIGVEPAGAPAMARSVEAGKAITLDVIDKFVDGAAVRRVGEINLSICRELVDEFAVVPEGKVCTTILQLYNENAIVAEPAGALPIAVLDQYRDQIKDKNVVCILSGGNNDIDRMQEIKERSLIHEGLKHYFTIQFPQRAGALREFINDVLGPDDDITRFEYTKQNSREQGPVLLGIELKRREDYGPLIERMDKKGFQYIEINKNPTLFQLLI is encoded by the coding sequence GTGAAAGAAGGAAGTCAGACCGGAGTAAAAGAACCAAAAACCAACCCATCCCATCCTGTTTCCGTAGAAGATGTGATCATGGCCAACCACTTGCTAAAAGATGTAGTGACGCATACACCTTTGCAGCGAGATCCCCTTTTATCCCAGCGGTATGGCTGCCATTTGCATCTGAAAAGGGAAGATCTACAGGTGGTGCGCTCGTTTAAGATTCGTGGGGCTTACAATGTGATTTGCCACCTGCCGCCGGATAAATTGAAGAACGGCATCGTCTGTGCCAGTGCGGGCAATCATGCGCAAGGGGTGGCTTATTCCTGTCAAGCATTGGAGATCAAGGGGAAAATCTTTATGCCCAATCCCACTCCGCGGCAAAAGGTGAACCAAGTGAAACGGTTTGGTGGCCCATTTGCTGATGTGGTTTTGACAGGAGACACCTTTGACGATTCCCTGGCAGAGGCGTTGGCATATAGCGAAAAGCATGATATGGCGTTTATCCATCCCTTTGAAAATCCCCAGACTATCGCCGGCCAAGGTACGGTTGGCATGGAAATTTTAAACGATCTACAAGAACCTTTAGATTATCTGTTTATCGGCATCGGTGGTGGCGGTTTGGCTGCTGGAGTCGCTTCTTATGTAAAAGCAATCAGTCCCAAGACGCGGATTATCGGGGTGGAGCCGGCGGGTGCTCCCGCTATGGCTCGATCAGTAGAAGCGGGTAAAGCGATCACCTTGGATGTGATCGATAAGTTTGTGGATGGTGCCGCCGTTCGGCGGGTGGGGGAAATCAACTTAAGCATCTGCCGCGAACTGGTGGATGAATTTGCCGTTGTGCCTGAAGGCAAGGTGTGTACCACCATATTGCAGTTGTACAATGAGAACGCCATTGTGGCTGAACCCGCCGGTGCTTTACCGATCGCCGTTTTGGACCAGTACCGGGATCAGATCAAGGATAAAAACGTCGTCTGCATCCTCTCCGGCGGCAATAACGATATTGACCGCATGCAGGAGATCAAGGAGCGTTCACTCATCCATGAGGGACTCAAACATTATTTTACGATCCAATTTCCACAGCGGGCGGGAGCCCTACGGGAGTTTATCAATGATGTATTAGGACCCGACGACGATATTACCCGCTTTGAATACACCAAGCAGAACAGCCGTGAACAAGGGCCGGTCCTTCTGGGGATTGAATTGAAGCGACGGGAAGATTACGGGCCGTTGATTGAACGAATGGATAAAAAGGGATTTCAATATATCGAAATCAATAAGAATCCAACGCTGTTTCAGCTACTGATTTGA
- the rpsD gene encoding 30S ribosomal protein S4 — protein sequence MARYTGPRWKLSRRLGISLSGTGKELKRPYPPGVHGPNQRRKLSEYGLQLQEKQKLRFMYGMNEKQFRTLFDKAGKMKGVHGENFMKLLESRLDNLVYRLGFSRTRSQARQLVVHGHITVNGKKLDRPSYQVKVGDVIGLREKSRNLTIVKEALEERAYLPEYVSFDANNLEGTYSRLPERSELPAEINERQIVEYYSR from the coding sequence ATGGCACGTTACACAGGACCTCGTTGGAAATTAAGCCGTCGCTTAGGGATTTCTCTCTCCGGTACGGGTAAAGAGCTGAAGCGCCCTTATCCTCCAGGAGTACACGGTCCCAACCAGCGTCGGAAATTAAGCGAATACGGACTTCAGTTGCAGGAGAAGCAGAAACTGCGTTTTATGTACGGCATGAACGAAAAGCAGTTCCGCACCTTGTTTGACAAAGCCGGTAAGATGAAAGGGGTTCATGGTGAAAATTTCATGAAGCTCCTGGAATCCCGTCTCGATAACTTGGTGTATCGCCTCGGCTTTTCCCGCACACGCTCACAAGCACGGCAACTGGTGGTTCACGGCCACATTACCGTTAACGGCAAAAAGCTGGACCGCCCCTCCTATCAGGTAAAAGTGGGCGATGTGATCGGCTTGCGGGAAAAAAGCCGCAACCTGACCATCGTCAAAGAGGCGCTGGAAGAGCGCGCTTATCTGCCGGAGTATGTAAGCTTTGACGCCAACAACCTGGAAGGCACCTACTCCCGCCTACCAGAGCGGAGTGAGTTGCCCGCTGAAATCAACGAGCGTCAAATCGTTGAGTACTACAGCCGGTAA
- the tyrS gene encoding tyrosine--tRNA ligase, with protein MSAEVKQEVAQQLQLIRRGVAEIIPEADLEKKVRQAVEAGRPLKVKLGLDPSAPDIHIGHTVVLNKLRQFQDLGHFVQLVIGDFTGRIGDPTGKSETRKPLTEAEVKQNAQTYADQLFKVLDRDKTEIHFNSRWLGALDFAAVVDLAAKTTVARMLERDDFSKRYHGGQAISVHEFFYPLMQGYDSVALESDIELGGTDQTFNLLMGRQLQAQYGQAEQVILTMPLLEGLDGVKKMSKSLGNYIGINEPPAEIYGKAMSVPDELMLKYYELVTDLSLEELDQLRTGINDGTLHPRDAKMGLARRLVEMYHGAEAAQDAEEGFKRVFQQRSLPTDIPEVAIPSAELEEGRIWIVHLLSRAGLVASNGEARRMVKQGAVKINQEKEADADAQIAVEDGMILQVGKRKFAQIKVV; from the coding sequence ATGTCAGCAGAAGTGAAACAAGAGGTCGCACAACAGCTGCAATTAATCCGACGCGGGGTAGCGGAAATTATTCCTGAGGCTGATTTGGAGAAAAAAGTGCGGCAGGCGGTAGAAGCGGGCCGTCCGCTTAAAGTGAAGCTAGGGTTAGACCCGTCTGCACCCGATATTCATATCGGCCATACGGTGGTATTGAACAAGCTGCGCCAGTTTCAAGATTTGGGTCATTTTGTTCAACTGGTGATCGGGGATTTTACCGGCCGTATCGGCGATCCCACCGGCAAATCGGAAACGCGGAAGCCATTGACGGAAGCGGAAGTCAAGCAAAACGCCCAGACCTACGCCGATCAGTTATTTAAAGTTCTGGATCGGGACAAGACGGAGATTCATTTTAACAGCCGTTGGCTCGGTGCGCTCGATTTTGCTGCGGTGGTGGACCTGGCGGCGAAAACAACGGTGGCGCGGATGTTGGAGCGGGATGATTTTTCCAAGCGTTATCATGGGGGACAGGCGATTAGCGTGCATGAGTTTTTTTATCCCTTGATGCAAGGATATGATTCCGTCGCTTTAGAGAGCGATATTGAATTGGGAGGGACGGATCAAACCTTTAACCTGTTAATGGGGCGCCAATTGCAAGCGCAGTACGGGCAAGCAGAGCAAGTGATCCTGACGATGCCTCTGTTGGAAGGGTTAGACGGGGTAAAAAAAATGTCCAAGAGCTTGGGTAACTATATCGGCATCAATGAACCACCGGCTGAAATATACGGCAAGGCGATGTCCGTTCCTGACGAGCTGATGTTGAAGTACTATGAGTTGGTAACAGATCTTTCTCTGGAGGAATTGGATCAATTGCGGACGGGGATCAACGATGGCACACTTCATCCCCGTGATGCAAAAATGGGATTGGCTCGCCGGTTGGTGGAGATGTACCATGGAGCGGAAGCGGCGCAAGACGCAGAGGAAGGATTTAAACGCGTGTTTCAGCAGCGGTCGCTCCCGACGGATATCCCCGAAGTGGCGATTCCTTCGGCTGAGTTGGAAGAGGGACGGATCTGGATCGTCCACCTTCTCAGTCGTGCCGGCTTGGTCGCCTCCAACGGTGAAGCCCGCCGCATGGTCAAACAAGGTGCGGTCAAAATTAACCAGGAAAAAGAAGCGGACGCCGATGCCCAGATTGCGGTGGAAGATGGGATGATTTTGCAAGTGGGCAAGCGCAAATTTGCCCAGATAAAAGTGGTATAA